Genomic window (Desulfovibrio sp. TomC):
GCGGTCCGGGACACTGCGTCTGCCGTATCTGGAGCGGGTTCCAACCTGGCACACAGTCCGGCCGTCCAGGACGATGCGTCTCCCAAACGTGGTTAGCGGGTTCCCTTGAGGCTGCCGATGCCAAGCGAACCGGAGCCGGCGGAGCGGGCGTTCTGGGGCGCTTCGCCGGTTACGCCTTCGCTTGTTGCGGCGTCCTCCAGGGCGGTGATGTCGCCGGTGGTGAAGAGATAGGTGCGCATGACCGCGTCCCAGCCCGGCATGGTGCGGCGCAACCATTCCAGGCCCATGATGGCGTGTTCCATTTCCTCGTCGCGGTTATGGGCCATGATGGCCTTGATCTGGGGATCGGAAGCCGCCGCCACCCGCTGGTGGTACCAGTTGATGGCTTCGATTTCTTCTTTGAGGCTCGAGAGCGCCCGGACGAAATCCCGATCCAGGGGCGAAAGTTCGGCGACAGGCTCGTGATACTGATCCATGACTCCTCCTTGGAAAACCCGGTCGGTGGTCCCACCGGGTTGCCGAGTTTGGAGCCAACTATGCCACAGCCCACAGCGAATGCAACGCCTGGACGCAGCAAATTTGGCGTCAATTGCGACGCTGGCGCGTCACAGGAGAATCAGGTTCTTCAGTTCGTTCGTGTCGTTAGCAGCCGGCGGGAAGTGCGGGGCGAGACGTTCGGCCAGGGTGTCGATACAGGCGGTCAGGGCCTTGGTCTGGCGGCCCTGGGCAATGCCTTGGGTCAGGGCGGCGGTGGCCGCATCCAGGACCTTGGCATCAAGTTTGCCGACCAGGCCGGTGTCGGGCTGCAGGACCACCAGCCGCTCAAAGACCGAGACATAGATGAGGACCGCGTTTCGGGCCTTGGTCTCGGTCAGGCCATGGTTGATAAAGGCGGCCTGGGCCGCCTGCCGGGTTTCGCGCCAGGCCCGGTCCCGGGCGACGAACAGACGCTTTACGGCCGGAAGGCGCTTGGCCGCCTCA
Coding sequences:
- a CDS encoding encapsulin-associated ferritin-like protein, translating into MDQYHEPVAELSPLDRDFVRALSSLKEEIEAINWYHQRVAAASDPQIKAIMAHNRDEEMEHAIMGLEWLRRTMPGWDAVMRTYLFTTGDITALEDAATSEGVTGEAPQNARSAGSGSLGIGSLKGTR
- a CDS encoding TPM domain-containing protein, with amino-acid sequence MRKLVDTFLSPADRDAIVAAVGAAEKRTSAEFVPMVVGASDDYPKADLACAVVVGLTAGLLLCLAFGTRNMWFFLLFFGLFALVGFEAAKRLPAVKRLFVARDRAWRETRQAAQAAFINHGLTETKARNAVLIYVSVFERLVVLQPDTGLVGKLDAKVLDAATAALTQGIAQGRQTKALTACIDTLAERLAPHFPPAANDTNELKNLILL